In one Flammeovirga yaeyamensis genomic region, the following are encoded:
- a CDS encoding sensor histidine kinase, with translation MAEWQNPETIIRWIIFSIVFFLVLFSFIVLLIRVYYKKVISSKLEESRIKLEHQKNLLEVSINTQEKERKRIAADLHDDVIGKLTAIKMMEELRPEKSEETIELLSESIQTARRISHDLSPPLLSFSALSTLIENAITPLQNQLKIVPIFDVRTVDTFDEEFKVQFIRILQEIITNIVKYADASEVEIHFRQSNLFTCLKVIDNGKGFDINKNKTGLGLKNIETRVSYLNGFYRLTSEINKGTKSIFVFKTNE, from the coding sequence ATGGCAGAATGGCAAAACCCAGAAACAATTATCAGATGGATCATCTTTTCGATAGTCTTTTTCTTGGTGCTATTTTCTTTTATAGTCTTATTGATAAGAGTATATTATAAAAAGGTCATTTCTTCTAAATTAGAGGAATCGAGAATAAAATTAGAGCATCAGAAAAATCTATTAGAAGTATCTATAAATACTCAGGAGAAAGAAAGAAAACGCATTGCAGCCGACTTACATGATGATGTCATTGGTAAGTTGACCGCCATAAAGATGATGGAAGAGTTGAGACCGGAAAAGAGTGAGGAAACCATAGAGTTATTGTCTGAAAGTATTCAAACTGCTCGACGGATTTCTCATGATTTAAGTCCACCTCTTCTATCATTTAGTGCGCTTTCAACATTAATAGAAAATGCAATTACTCCTTTACAAAATCAATTAAAAATAGTTCCAATCTTTGATGTAAGAACAGTAGATACTTTTGATGAAGAATTTAAAGTTCAGTTTATCCGAATTTTACAAGAAATCATCACAAATATTGTAAAATATGCGGATGCATCTGAAGTTGAAATTCACTTTAGACAATCCAATTTATTTACCTGCTTAAAAGTAATTGACAATGGAAAAGGGTTTGATATCAATAAAAATAAAACTGGATTAGGCCTTAAAAATATAGAGACAAGAGTTAGTTATTTAAATGGTTTTTACCGTTTAACATCTGAAATAAACAAAGGGACTAAATCAATATTTGTGTTTAAAACCAATGAATAA
- a CDS encoding glycoside hydrolase family 2 protein: MINSNGQTSSVNTILLNGKWSFTQTDQNQWYDAKVPGTVHTDLLNQSIIEDPYYRLNERDVQWIDKKSWTYKKEFSLEKHQLDRDHIQLSFLGLDTYCTVVLNDVELGKPDNMFRTWEFDVKEILKEGNNTLIVHFDSPIEVGLEALKKHGYPLPAVNDQSEIGEVGDNKVSIFTRKAGYHYGWDWGPRLVTSGIWRDVELKFWDTAKINHVLVEQKVTKEQATITLVPEWSNNVSDLKYVVKVNGEKVIPTTSSDKLVEFEINNPELWWPANLGIPYLYDVELEVYQQNKLLDIYHQKVGVRTIKVVQKADKEGEGKSFYFEVNGRPVFAKGANYIPNDLFLPRVSDATYKHIIQSALDANMNMLRVWGGGIYENDIFYDLCDEMGILVWQDFMFACSMYPGDQPFLDNVKEEAIDNVKRLRNHASIALWCGNNEMEMAWAPHNPEAGWGWKQQYTKEQQKEIWANYEKIFHNILPEVVEENTDQQFYWASSPTGGNQNLATYEHTSGDMHYWGVWHGEHPFSDFRKYIGRFMSEYGFQSFPEFKSVKKYTIPSDYDIESEVMASHQRSGIGNLRIKKYMQDHYQVPTDFEDFLYVGQLLQAESIYSAIQAHREKMPFCMGSLYWQINDCWPVASWSSMDYYGEWKALQYFAKEANKNTSLIVNHDAKKVELKVASDVDINKNLTLEVALLDFQGNVLWEQSKNVKKVVSNITEEVFTEKTYKILGDYPKEKVVFVSQLKEGDQVIDKDLHYFVLQKELKLPEANVKVDFKQEGKHLIATFGSDQLIKNLFFEVNQDGVILSDNYFDILGGQTVKVMISSLNGEQIDPKNIRLKHLQQTMKTTIQ, translated from the coding sequence ATGATTAATAGCAACGGACAAACTTCAAGTGTGAATACGATCTTATTAAATGGAAAGTGGAGTTTTACACAAACGGACCAAAACCAATGGTATGATGCTAAAGTTCCTGGGACAGTGCATACCGACTTACTAAATCAATCAATTATTGAAGATCCTTATTACCGACTAAACGAAAGAGATGTTCAATGGATCGATAAGAAAAGTTGGACCTATAAAAAGGAATTTTCTTTAGAGAAACATCAATTAGATAGGGACCATATTCAGTTAAGTTTTTTGGGATTGGATACTTATTGTACAGTCGTTTTAAATGATGTAGAATTAGGGAAACCGGACAACATGTTCAGGACATGGGAATTTGATGTTAAAGAGATATTAAAGGAAGGAAATAATACTTTAATCGTACATTTTGATTCTCCAATTGAAGTGGGTTTGGAAGCCCTAAAAAAGCATGGGTACCCTTTACCCGCAGTGAATGATCAGTCGGAAATTGGAGAGGTCGGAGATAATAAAGTGTCGATTTTTACCCGAAAGGCGGGGTATCATTATGGATGGGATTGGGGACCGAGATTGGTGACTTCTGGCATTTGGAGGGATGTCGAGTTAAAGTTTTGGGATACTGCCAAAATCAATCATGTATTGGTAGAACAAAAAGTAACAAAAGAGCAGGCAACGATTACTTTAGTTCCAGAATGGAGCAATAATGTAAGTGATCTGAAGTATGTTGTAAAGGTGAATGGTGAAAAAGTTATCCCGACTACTTCTTCAGATAAATTGGTGGAATTTGAAATTAATAATCCAGAATTATGGTGGCCTGCTAACTTGGGAATACCTTACCTATATGATGTCGAATTAGAGGTATATCAACAGAATAAATTACTTGATATTTACCATCAAAAAGTCGGGGTAAGAACCATAAAAGTAGTACAGAAAGCAGATAAAGAAGGTGAGGGAAAGAGCTTTTATTTCGAAGTAAATGGCCGACCTGTTTTTGCTAAAGGAGCCAATTATATTCCAAACGACTTATTCTTGCCACGAGTATCAGATGCTACCTACAAACATATTATTCAATCGGCTTTAGATGCCAATATGAATATGTTGAGAGTGTGGGGCGGAGGAATATACGAAAATGATATTTTCTATGATCTGTGTGATGAAATGGGCATTTTGGTATGGCAAGATTTCATGTTTGCTTGCTCGATGTATCCTGGAGATCAGCCATTTTTAGATAATGTAAAAGAAGAGGCGATTGATAACGTAAAACGATTGAGAAATCATGCATCGATTGCTTTATGGTGTGGAAATAACGAGATGGAGATGGCTTGGGCACCTCATAATCCAGAAGCAGGCTGGGGTTGGAAACAGCAATATACAAAAGAACAGCAAAAAGAGATTTGGGCCAATTACGAAAAAATCTTCCATAATATCTTGCCCGAGGTGGTAGAAGAAAATACAGATCAGCAGTTCTATTGGGCCTCTTCTCCAACAGGTGGAAATCAGAATTTAGCCACTTATGAACACACTTCTGGAGATATGCATTATTGGGGTGTATGGCACGGAGAACATCCCTTTTCTGACTTTAGAAAATACATTGGTCGCTTTATGAGTGAATATGGTTTCCAATCTTTTCCGGAGTTTAAATCCGTAAAGAAATATACTATTCCTTCTGACTATGATATCGAATCGGAAGTAATGGCTTCTCATCAAAGAAGCGGTATAGGTAATTTGAGAATCAAGAAATACATGCAAGACCATTATCAAGTACCCACAGATTTTGAAGATTTCTTGTATGTCGGACAGTTACTTCAAGCGGAAAGTATCTATTCTGCCATCCAAGCACATAGAGAAAAAATGCCTTTCTGTATGGGATCACTTTATTGGCAAATTAATGACTGTTGGCCGGTGGCTTCTTGGTCTTCGATGGATTACTATGGGGAATGGAAAGCCTTACAATATTTTGCCAAAGAGGCGAATAAGAATACATCGCTTATTGTAAATCATGATGCAAAAAAAGTAGAATTAAAAGTGGCTTCCGATGTGGATATCAATAAAAATTTAACCTTAGAGGTTGCACTTCTAGATTTCCAAGGAAATGTTTTATGGGAGCAATCTAAAAATGTGAAAAAGGTGGTTTCAAATATTACGGAAGAGGTTTTTACAGAGAAAACCTATAAGATCTTAGGTGATTATCCAAAGGAAAAAGTAGTCTTTGTTTCCCAATTAAAAGAAGGTGATCAAGTGATTGATAAAGATTTGCATTATTTTGTTTTACAAAAAGAGCTGAAACTTCCTGAGGCCAATGTAAAGGTCGATTTTAAACAAGAAGGAAAGCATTTGATAGCTACTTTTGGAAGTGATCAACTAATCAAAAATCTATTTTTTGAGGTGAATCAAGATGGAGTAATATTATCTGATAACTATTTTGATATACTTGGTGGACAGACTGTAAAGGTGATGATTTCATCCTTAAACGGTGAACAAATTGATCCTAAGAATATTCGGTTGAAACACCTTCAACAAACCATGAAAACCACCATTCAATAG
- a CDS encoding type II toxin-antitoxin system RelE/ParE family toxin, whose product MNYNVSVIPNFKKELKKLAKKYPSIKNDFAKLIEELEVNPKLGTSLGNNCYKIRMAITSKGKGKSGGSRIITYVQVSETSVYLLSIYDKSSKTNITDKELSELLEFIPK is encoded by the coding sequence ATGAATTATAACGTTTCAGTAATTCCTAATTTCAAAAAGGAATTAAAAAAGTTAGCAAAGAAATACCCATCAATTAAAAACGATTTTGCTAAACTTATTGAGGAATTAGAAGTGAACCCAAAACTTGGAACCTCCTTAGGTAACAATTGCTATAAGATTAGAATGGCAATTACATCTAAAGGAAAGGGTAAATCGGGAGGATCCAGAATTATTACCTACGTGCAAGTTTCAGAAACTTCAGTATACTTACTATCCATTTATGATAAATCAAGCAAAACCAATATCACCGATAAGGAATTAAGCGAATTACTTGAATTTATACCAAAGTAA
- a CDS encoding SMI1/KNR4 family protein, translating to MNEQDNIDLNGVNYKIPSEYYNFIKEVGPFYFNKSVVAPIHKNQPISDSGFVSINFFLSTNNKEEESILSTYSVYEDQIPEGYLPICSGEQGDLILLNLNKKNYGEVVYWFHEGPYFDSIYFLNNSFNAFMLSLENDDDPIQEHSVDTEINDDDFIFITDEFKTSVKEFLREESKKKKQENVNTEKDKENYKKNKRNEIVGNPTFQDKNNNTNFVFKASKKASIIKSILIPIVISLCSFFVIKYFPTLLSEETLELFYLGEILSYLKWILPLILISFIRINYIKEIIVSKKFNTITILYDRFVFKNEYFVSDLNYIDYLFTESRKQLIIYQRGRSSFRVSEYIEGFSLDQLKELVQLIEDSKNVENN from the coding sequence TTGAATGAGCAAGATAATATTGATTTAAATGGGGTGAATTATAAAATTCCATCAGAGTATTACAATTTCATCAAGGAAGTTGGGCCATTTTATTTTAATAAAAGTGTGGTTGCACCTATTCATAAGAATCAACCTATTTCGGATAGTGGATTCGTCAGCATTAATTTTTTTCTATCAACAAATAATAAAGAAGAGGAGTCAATATTAAGTACTTATTCTGTTTATGAGGATCAAATACCCGAGGGTTATTTGCCAATTTGTAGTGGAGAACAAGGTGATCTTATCTTATTGAATTTAAACAAAAAAAACTATGGCGAAGTAGTTTATTGGTTTCATGAGGGACCTTACTTTGATTCTATTTATTTTCTAAATAATAGTTTTAATGCTTTTATGTTATCATTAGAGAATGATGATGATCCAATACAAGAACACAGTGTGGATACAGAAATTAACGATGATGATTTTATTTTTATAACAGATGAATTCAAGACATCCGTTAAAGAATTTTTACGTGAAGAATCAAAAAAGAAAAAACAAGAAAATGTTAACACAGAAAAGGATAAAGAGAACTATAAAAAAAATAAGCGAAATGAAATAGTAGGAAATCCTACTTTTCAAGATAAAAACAATAACACGAATTTCGTATTTAAGGCGTCGAAAAAGGCTTCTATTATAAAAAGCATTCTAATACCCATTGTGATTTCTTTATGTTCATTTTTTGTCATTAAATATTTTCCAACTCTTCTAAGTGAAGAAACTCTTGAACTCTTTTATTTAGGAGAAATACTGTCTTATTTAAAGTGGATTTTACCTTTAATATTAATTTCTTTTATCAGAATAAATTATATCAAGGAGATTATTGTGTCCAAAAAATTCAATACAATAACTATACTTTATGATAGGTTTGTTTTTAAAAATGAATACTTTGTTTCGGATCTAAATTATATTGATTATCTATTTACTGAATCTAGAAAACAATTGATTATCTACCAAAGAGGCAGATCTAGTTTTCGGGTTTCTGAATATATTGAAGGATTTAGTTTAGACCAACTTAAAGAACTTGTACAGTTAATTGAAGACAGCAAGAATGTTGAAAACAACTAA
- a CDS encoding response regulator transcription factor gives MNAISISMLDDEALIVSLLTNFFEEQEEIEVLSNHTNGDDFLAQLSEENKIPQILILDLKMEGKSGVDILSILKKDYPSIKTIIMSSHYNKSLMGFMLKTGAAAFIPKGVSPKKLLQIIKEVNERGFYFEQDQLNIIREQVSSKTPVPNLSNDVVLSNREIDVLKLICYQKTAKEIGDELFITKRTVEGHKNNLFLKTETKNIAGLVIYAIQHNIVKAEDLFISLKALD, from the coding sequence ATGAACGCTATTTCAATTTCAATGCTTGATGATGAAGCTTTAATTGTTTCTTTACTGACTAATTTTTTTGAAGAACAAGAAGAAATAGAAGTTTTATCAAACCATACAAATGGAGACGACTTTCTGGCTCAACTTTCCGAGGAAAATAAGATCCCCCAAATCTTAATATTGGACCTCAAAATGGAAGGAAAAAGTGGAGTCGATATCTTGTCCATTTTAAAGAAAGATTACCCATCCATAAAAACGATTATCATGTCTTCTCATTACAATAAGTCCTTAATGGGTTTTATGCTAAAGACCGGGGCTGCGGCTTTTATTCCAAAAGGGGTATCTCCAAAAAAACTATTACAAATCATTAAAGAAGTAAATGAAAGAGGCTTCTATTTTGAACAAGATCAATTAAACATCATCCGAGAACAAGTATCTTCTAAAACGCCTGTACCTAATCTGTCTAACGATGTGGTGCTGTCCAATAGAGAGATAGATGTACTCAAACTTATTTGCTACCAAAAAACGGCTAAAGAAATTGGAGATGAGCTGTTCATTACCAAAAGAACAGTTGAGGGCCATAAGAATAATCTCTTCTTAAAAACAGAAACTAAAAATATTGCCGGTTTAGTTATCTATGCTATTCAGCATAACATTGTAAAGGCAGAAGATTTATTCATCTCTTTAAAAGCGTTGGATTAA
- a CDS encoding DUF427 domain-containing protein: MKTATWNGVVLAESNETIEVEGNQYFPPNSIKKEFFTDSNYQTTCPWKGLASYFNVEVNGQVNDDAAWYYKEPKEAAKQIKGYVAFWKGVKVE; the protein is encoded by the coding sequence ATGAAAACAGCAACTTGGAACGGCGTAGTTTTGGCCGAAAGCAATGAAACCATAGAGGTGGAAGGAAATCAATATTTCCCACCCAATTCCATCAAAAAAGAATTTTTCACCGACTCCAATTATCAAACCACTTGCCCATGGAAAGGATTGGCTTCTTATTTCAATGTTGAAGTAAACGGACAAGTAAACGATGATGCGGCTTGGTATTATAAAGAACCTAAAGAGGCTGCAAAACAAATTAAGGGATATGTGGCTTTTTGGAAAGGAGTGAAAGTGGAGTAA
- a CDS encoding aldo/keto reductase: MKLNNGLEIPSLGFGTYLSKNEEVKAAVLAALEAGYRHIDTAMIYENEEGVGEAIAESGVPREEIFVTTKLWNEDIRNGNAEEALKLSLKKLQLDYVDLYLIHWPAKGYVKAWDQMIELQKQGLIKSIGVSNFNPHHLEDLAPSGVVPAVNQIECHPKLQQNELLANCNERDIVVQAWGPLMQAKLFEDETLKAIGAQYGKSTAQVMLRWHLQRGVNALPKSVTPSRIKANYEIFDFELSADDMAKITAMNEDQRVGPDPETFDF; the protein is encoded by the coding sequence ATGAAACTAAATAACGGACTTGAAATCCCTAGCTTGGGGTTTGGTACTTACCTATCAAAAAATGAGGAAGTAAAAGCAGCTGTATTGGCGGCATTAGAGGCAGGGTACCGTCATATTGATACCGCAATGATTTATGAAAACGAAGAAGGAGTAGGTGAAGCGATCGCTGAATCAGGTGTGCCAAGAGAAGAAATCTTCGTAACGACTAAATTATGGAATGAGGATATTAGAAATGGAAATGCAGAAGAAGCATTGAAGTTGAGTTTGAAAAAATTACAGTTAGATTATGTTGATTTATACTTGATCCACTGGCCAGCAAAAGGCTATGTAAAAGCTTGGGATCAGATGATCGAATTGCAAAAGCAAGGATTAATTAAGTCAATTGGTGTATCGAACTTCAACCCTCATCACTTGGAGGATTTAGCGCCTTCTGGAGTTGTTCCTGCTGTGAACCAAATCGAGTGTCATCCGAAGTTACAGCAAAACGAATTATTGGCGAATTGTAACGAAAGAGACATTGTTGTACAGGCTTGGGGACCATTAATGCAAGCGAAATTATTCGAAGACGAAACATTAAAAGCGATTGGAGCACAGTATGGTAAATCGACTGCTCAAGTGATGTTAAGATGGCACTTACAGAGAGGTGTGAACGCATTACCTAAGTCGGTGACACCTTCTAGAATTAAAGCCAATTACGAAATTTTCGATTTCGAATTATCCGCAGATGATATGGCAAAAATTACGGCAATGAACGAAGATCAAAGAGTTGGACCAGATCCAGAGACATTTGATTTTTAA
- a CDS encoding REP-associated tyrosine transposase has product MSKKYKFLDQSQCYFVTLSVVKWIDIFTRKEYIDIVIDSLKFCQQNKGLVIHAYVIMTNHIHLVISSKEMEVELEYILRDIKKYTSANILKAIKDNPFESRKNWILWLFETEASHKKQKYQFWQHGNHPIELSNSSLLNQKIEYIHQNPVRNGIVNEPDEYLLSSARHYSGKKFKILDVELI; this is encoded by the coding sequence ATGAGTAAAAAATACAAGTTCTTAGATCAATCACAATGTTATTTTGTGACCCTCTCTGTTGTCAAATGGATAGATATTTTCACAAGAAAAGAGTATATCGATATAGTAATTGATAGTTTGAAGTTTTGCCAACAAAACAAAGGTTTAGTAATTCATGCCTATGTTATTATGACCAATCATATTCATTTAGTGATCTCAAGTAAAGAAATGGAAGTGGAGCTTGAATACATTTTGAGAGACATCAAGAAATATACTTCAGCAAATATTCTTAAAGCCATAAAGGACAATCCATTTGAAAGTAGAAAAAATTGGATATTATGGTTATTTGAGACAGAAGCAAGTCATAAAAAGCAGAAATATCAATTTTGGCAACACGGAAATCATCCTATTGAGTTAAGTAATAGTTCACTATTAAATCAGAAAATTGAATACATTCACCAAAATCCTGTTAGAAATGGAATAGTGAATGAACCCGATGAATATCTTCTCAGTAGTGCTCGACATTATTCAGGCAAAAAATTCAAGATACTCGATGTTGAACTAATCTAG
- a CDS encoding AGE family epimerase/isomerase: protein MKSFKYGPLLLLTILLFNCQQQPQEGSNYFRLNDQMLELISFFEKNAWDESKSTYLSEIDNEGKAMSDKIYTVASSRLIYGLSYASQSKSDYLMKAKKVANFQKEYLIGKDDQGAFSYSFIENKKLESPTHLDVWQQAYGLCGLSELYRQTKDATLLPTIHQLHNGFIGRFKDEEAKGLWGDFKIGEGGVTNSKSLQSLMYPLTAYMINLWEADKENKHLYEHQIAENVEMLYNIAWNKETQWVNVKFNDDWSVKKKSEGKYDFTVTPGHNFQLSALLLRTSKFDFLSKEKKQKYQSLGRKILDITLDKHYLFDDGNIINGFYSEVDPNTNEVLDTRKTWWQHAEAIIALSLYGGKYDQQQELLEDYFFTTFFDKQNGGEYFYVTENDTPITEELKGSIGKSTYHTIEMIRILNDF, encoded by the coding sequence ATGAAGTCATTCAAATACGGTCCATTATTATTACTTACCATTTTATTATTTAATTGTCAGCAACAACCACAGGAAGGATCCAACTACTTCAGACTAAACGATCAAATGTTGGAACTCATTTCCTTCTTTGAAAAGAATGCTTGGGACGAATCAAAGTCTACCTATTTATCAGAAATTGATAATGAAGGGAAAGCGATGTCGGATAAAATATATACTGTAGCAAGTAGTCGTTTGATTTATGGATTATCTTATGCCTCTCAGAGTAAATCAGACTATTTGATGAAGGCAAAAAAAGTGGCCAATTTCCAGAAAGAGTATTTGATTGGAAAGGATGATCAAGGGGCATTTTCATATTCTTTTATAGAAAATAAGAAGTTAGAATCACCAACACATTTGGATGTTTGGCAACAAGCTTATGGTCTTTGTGGTTTGTCAGAGTTATACCGACAAACAAAAGATGCGACTTTATTACCGACGATCCATCAATTGCACAATGGTTTTATTGGCCGATTTAAAGATGAGGAAGCCAAAGGACTTTGGGGAGATTTTAAAATTGGAGAAGGAGGAGTAACAAATTCCAAAAGCTTGCAATCTTTAATGTATCCACTTACGGCTTACATGATCAACCTTTGGGAAGCTGACAAAGAAAACAAGCATTTGTATGAACATCAAATAGCGGAAAACGTGGAGATGTTGTATAACATTGCTTGGAACAAGGAGACACAGTGGGTAAATGTGAAGTTTAACGACGATTGGTCTGTTAAAAAAAAATCAGAAGGTAAATATGATTTTACAGTTACTCCAGGACATAATTTTCAACTATCAGCTTTGCTGTTGAGGACCTCTAAATTTGATTTCCTATCCAAGGAGAAGAAACAGAAGTACCAATCGTTGGGGAGAAAGATTTTAGATATCACTTTAGATAAGCACTATCTATTTGATGATGGAAATATTATTAATGGTTTTTATTCTGAGGTGGATCCGAATACAAACGAGGTGCTTGATACCCGAAAAACATGGTGGCAACATGCAGAGGCCATTATTGCGTTATCACTTTATGGAGGGAAATACGATCAGCAACAAGAATTATTAGAGGACTATTTCTTTACTACTTTCTTCGATAAACAAAACGGAGGAGAGTATTTTTATGTGACAGAGAATGATACACCGATCACAGAAGAGTTAAAAGGTAGTATTGGAAAGTCGACGTATCATACGATTGAAATGATACGAATTCTTAATGATTTTTAA
- a CDS encoding discoidin domain-containing protein: protein MQNLFIWKYSANLIKKKKNCFFHIIQLLLFIIPFCAIGNGGPIEGCFTQKSGSIKLITKKDIKILSEDLNIELTKDEVHVKVIYRLKNLGGTDVIKYGFPVDYIKEDKYTYISYCNTISNFSYKFNDKEVEYIVEEEADKSKIKGPFIDEGHNIKRDWYITELSFDEQQTSLLEVNYSISPHYNYWGKFIDTNFSFTTNKRFLYDLSPCGFFGDGSIDTLSVTIKKPDYLCFDQINIRGIQDYITYNNHISWYAENYNPSNQALDIDYRTSPTNTEIDEKANHLPNSIIKKINVSSSLKGYPKENLIDLDENTAWVEGVDGFGKGEWIEFEFKEKVFIHGIGILNGYYKNGTVYNQNNRIKSLELSIKVEDLEKKNIENDTTIIHLEPQCFFEEFHNNIQIIYDLGDIGIVYNSYEEMMEKSNSTLKVKIKILDTYSGDKYDDTCISEVLFYGYPHNNKLNHW from the coding sequence ATGCAAAACTTATTCATCTGGAAATATTCAGCAAACCTTATAAAGAAAAAGAAAAATTGTTTCTTCCATATTATACAATTACTGCTGTTTATCATACCTTTTTGTGCAATTGGAAATGGCGGCCCAATAGAGGGATGTTTCACTCAAAAATCAGGTAGTATTAAACTCATCACAAAAAAGGATATTAAGATTTTAAGTGAAGACCTGAATATTGAATTAACTAAAGATGAGGTTCATGTTAAAGTCATCTACAGATTAAAAAACCTTGGAGGAACAGATGTTATTAAATATGGATTTCCAGTTGATTATATAAAAGAAGATAAGTACACATACATTAGTTATTGTAATACAATATCTAATTTTAGTTATAAATTCAATGATAAAGAAGTAGAATATATAGTAGAGGAAGAAGCAGATAAATCTAAAATAAAAGGACCATTTATCGATGAAGGCCATAACATAAAAAGAGATTGGTATATCACAGAATTATCATTTGATGAGCAACAAACCTCTCTATTGGAGGTAAATTATTCAATTAGTCCACATTATAATTATTGGGGGAAATTTATCGATACAAATTTTTCTTTTACAACCAATAAAAGATTTTTATATGACTTATCGCCATGTGGTTTCTTTGGTGATGGCAGTATAGATACCTTATCAGTAACTATTAAAAAACCTGATTATTTATGTTTTGATCAAATAAATATAAGAGGTATACAAGATTATATTACCTACAATAATCATATTAGCTGGTATGCAGAAAATTACAACCCATCTAACCAAGCTTTGGATATTGACTATAGAACAAGCCCAACAAATACGGAAATTGATGAAAAAGCTAATCATTTACCGAATAGCATTATAAAGAAAATTAATGTGTCATCATCACTTAAGGGATACCCTAAAGAAAACTTAATTGATTTAGATGAGAATACTGCGTGGGTAGAAGGAGTGGATGGCTTTGGTAAAGGAGAATGGATAGAATTTGAATTCAAAGAAAAAGTGTTCATTCATGGTATAGGAATCTTAAATGGGTATTATAAAAATGGAACCGTTTACAATCAAAACAACCGAATTAAATCTCTTGAGTTGAGTATTAAAGTTGAAGATTTGGAGAAGAAAAACATTGAAAATGATACAACGATAATTCACTTAGAGCCTCAATGTTTTTTTGAAGAATTCCATAATAATATTCAAATCATTTATGATTTAGGTGATATCGGAATTGTTTATAATTCTTATGAAGAAATGATGGAAAAGTCTAATTCAACTCTAAAAGTGAAAATCAAAATATTAGACACCTATTCGGGTGATAAATACGATGATACATGTATTTCAGAAGTCTTGTTCTATGGATATCCACATAATAATAAGTTAAATCATTGGTAA